Proteins from one Candidatus Polarisedimenticolaceae bacterium genomic window:
- a CDS encoding DUF3604 domain-containing protein: MLEFRSGFAIVLLAVATGAGAPLAQEEAPTREQLDATIAKRNYSPYAGMEYPTRVLWGDTHLHTSISVDAGAAGCRLGPEEAYRFARGEQITTSTGQFARLSRPLDFLVVADHSEMLGLMPQLLKGDPDILATEQGRSWFEKIRKGGDDAMAAVLEITRSLGEKKAPIENPQAVRSAWRANNVAAEKYNEPGRFTAFIGYEWTSIPDGNNLHRVVVFRDGADKADRVLPYTQYDSPNAEDLWKWMAAYEKETGGELLAIPHNGNVSNGLMFSDVDYVGKPLTREYALERARREPLIEVTQQKGDSETHPFLSPNDEFADFERWDRMNLNGLALHTPDMFAKEYARAALARGLAFEEKLGTNPFKFGMIGSTDSHAGIPAVEEDNYFGKVSLLEPNPHRWQHVSITYKPDPTKNVIGWEMLASGYAGVWAKENTRESIFDAMKRKEVYATTGSRMLVRFFGGWSFEAKDALTRQPAASGYEKGVPMGGDLRNAPAGRAPTFLVAAAKDPLSGNLDRIQIVKGWLDPAKGPQERVYDVAWSDGRKPDPKTGKLPAVGNTVDVPSATWTNTIGAPELITVWKDPEFDPKLRAFYYARVIEIPTPRWTAYDARRFGIRMDPKVPMTTTERAYTSPIWYTP; the protein is encoded by the coding sequence ATGCTCGAGTTCCGATCCGGATTCGCAATCGTTCTTCTGGCCGTGGCCACGGGAGCCGGCGCTCCGCTGGCCCAGGAAGAGGCGCCGACACGAGAGCAGCTGGACGCGACGATCGCGAAGCGGAACTACTCCCCCTACGCGGGGATGGAGTACCCGACGCGGGTCCTGTGGGGAGACACCCACCTCCACACCTCGATCTCCGTCGACGCGGGGGCGGCGGGCTGTCGCCTCGGGCCGGAGGAGGCCTACCGGTTCGCGCGAGGCGAGCAGATCACGACCTCGACGGGGCAGTTCGCGCGGCTGTCCCGGCCTCTGGATTTCCTGGTCGTGGCCGATCATTCCGAGATGCTCGGCCTGATGCCCCAGTTGCTGAAGGGCGACCCGGACATCCTGGCGACGGAGCAGGGGCGCTCGTGGTTCGAGAAGATCCGCAAGGGCGGCGACGACGCCATGGCCGCGGTGCTCGAGATCACGCGCAGCCTCGGCGAGAAGAAGGCCCCGATCGAGAACCCGCAGGCGGTCCGCTCCGCGTGGCGGGCGAACAACGTCGCCGCGGAGAAGTACAACGAGCCGGGGAGGTTCACCGCGTTCATCGGCTACGAGTGGACGTCGATCCCCGACGGGAACAACCTCCATCGCGTCGTCGTCTTCCGCGACGGCGCCGACAAGGCCGACCGGGTGCTCCCGTACACCCAGTACGACAGTCCGAACGCCGAGGACCTCTGGAAGTGGATGGCCGCGTACGAGAAGGAGACGGGGGGAGAGCTCCTCGCCATTCCGCACAACGGCAACGTGAGCAACGGCCTGATGTTCTCGGACGTCGACTACGTCGGAAAGCCCCTCACGCGGGAATACGCCCTCGAGCGCGCGCGCCGCGAGCCCCTGATCGAGGTCACCCAGCAGAAGGGAGACAGCGAGACCCATCCGTTCCTCTCCCCCAACGACGAGTTCGCCGACTTCGAGCGCTGGGACCGGATGAACCTGAACGGGCTGGCGCTGCACACCCCGGACATGTTCGCCAAGGAGTACGCCCGGGCGGCGCTCGCCCGCGGACTCGCGTTCGAGGAGAAGCTCGGGACGAACCCGTTCAAGTTCGGGATGATCGGCTCGACGGACTCCCACGCCGGGATCCCGGCCGTGGAGGAGGACAACTACTTCGGGAAGGTCTCCCTCCTCGAGCCGAACCCGCACCGCTGGCAGCACGTGTCGATCACCTACAAGCCCGACCCGACGAAAAACGTGATCGGCTGGGAGATGCTCGCGTCCGGTTACGCGGGGGTCTGGGCGAAGGAGAACACCCGCGAGTCGATCTTCGACGCGATGAAGCGCAAGGAGGTCTACGCGACCACGGGATCGCGGATGCTCGTGCGCTTCTTCGGCGGATGGAGCTTCGAGGCGAAGGACGCCCTCACCCGCCAGCCCGCGGCTTCGGGGTACGAGAAGGGGGTGCCGATGGGCGGCGACCTGCGGAACGCCCCCGCGGGCAGGGCGCCGACGTTCCTCGTCGCCGCCGCGAAGGACCCGCTTTCGGGGAACCTCGACCGGATCCAGATCGTGAAGGGCTGGCTCGACCCCGCCAAGGGCCCGCAGGAGCGCGTCTACGACGTCGCCTGGAGCGACGGCCGCAAGCCCGACCCGAAGACCGGCAAGCTCCCCGCGGTCGGGAACACCGTCGACGTCCCGAGCGCCACGTGGACGAACACGATCGGCGCGCCGGAGCTCATCACGGTCTGGAAGGACCCCGAGTTCGACCCGAAGCTGCGGGCCTTCTACTACGCCCGCGTGATCGAGATCCCCACCCCCCGGTGGACCGCCTACGACGCCAGACGCTTCGGGATCCGCATGGATCCGAAGGTGCCGATGACGACGACCGAACGCGCGTACACGTCGCCGATCTGGTACACGCCGTAG
- a CDS encoding tetratricopeptide repeat protein, which produces MSTDKDRTRPLARWKPAALTAAGAVVAWCAIDLVREALRPPAPVSPTVAEATFTGLKACAKCHEKETKAWTGSHHDLAMTEATEGTVRGDFSGVRFDGDGMKARFFREGAKFLIETDGTDGKPAVFEVAYTFGWEPLQQYLIRFPGGRLQAFSVAWDVNAGRWFFLYPGRKIERDDWLHWTRNGQNWNGMCAECHSTNLVKGFDPQAGSYTTRWSEIDVSCEACHGPGSRHVAWAEIPPMGRLPIVDTGLVMKTSSITNRALVELCAPCHARRTELGDYDHRRSELLDNHLPALLDEGLYHADGQILEEDFEYGSFLQSKMFRMGVRCTDCHDAHSLKLRGEGNGVCLPCHAAATYDDARHHFHREARCVSCHMPTSKFMVVHPRHDHSIRIPRPDLTRELGVPNACSAAGCHADKPLSWVTAAYDKWYGTARKPHYGTTIEAGRRGDPAAQRDLIALADDRLQPTIVRATALSLLGRYRGPEVTAAFRSALVDEEPLIRRTAVAQAPIADEAERVSRLAPLLSDPLRAVRLETALALAGTPSASLKPHQRDALATAVADYVKAMEYGLDFSHAGHNLGLLFERLGDPVRAEAYYRSAIAVDDRWPPPAGNLAILLARRGRSAEAETLLRGILATHPDLAEVTYSLGLLVAETGTIEEAATLLARAANGMPGNARAAYNAGLALAQAGRDAQAEGMLRRAVELEPADPDARAALADFLVKRGRTP; this is translated from the coding sequence GTGTCCACCGACAAGGACCGGACCCGGCCCCTCGCTCGGTGGAAGCCCGCGGCGCTGACCGCCGCCGGGGCCGTCGTCGCTTGGTGCGCGATCGACCTCGTTCGCGAGGCGCTGCGCCCCCCGGCGCCGGTGAGCCCCACCGTCGCCGAGGCGACCTTCACCGGACTGAAGGCCTGCGCGAAATGCCACGAGAAGGAGACCAAGGCCTGGACCGGATCGCACCACGACCTCGCGATGACCGAAGCGACCGAGGGGACCGTGCGCGGCGACTTCTCCGGCGTCCGCTTCGATGGCGACGGGATGAAGGCGCGGTTCTTCCGGGAGGGGGCGAAGTTCCTCATCGAGACCGACGGGACCGACGGGAAGCCCGCCGTGTTCGAGGTCGCCTACACCTTCGGGTGGGAACCGCTGCAGCAGTACCTGATTCGTTTCCCCGGAGGCCGGTTGCAGGCGTTCTCGGTCGCGTGGGACGTGAACGCCGGGCGCTGGTTCTTCCTCTACCCCGGAAGGAAAATCGAGCGCGACGACTGGCTCCACTGGACGCGCAACGGCCAGAACTGGAACGGCATGTGCGCGGAGTGCCATTCGACCAACCTCGTGAAGGGGTTCGACCCGCAGGCCGGCAGCTACACCACGCGCTGGTCGGAGATCGACGTGAGCTGCGAGGCCTGCCACGGCCCCGGGTCGCGACACGTGGCGTGGGCCGAGATCCCGCCGATGGGTCGCCTCCCGATCGTGGACACCGGGCTCGTGATGAAGACGTCGTCGATCACGAACCGCGCGCTCGTCGAGTTGTGCGCCCCCTGCCATGCGCGCCGCACCGAGCTCGGCGACTACGACCACCGGCGCTCGGAGCTGCTCGACAACCACCTGCCCGCCCTGCTGGACGAGGGGCTCTACCACGCCGACGGGCAGATCCTCGAGGAGGACTTCGAATACGGCTCGTTCCTGCAGAGCAAGATGTTCCGCATGGGGGTCCGCTGCACCGACTGCCACGACGCGCACTCGCTGAAGCTCCGCGGGGAAGGAAACGGCGTCTGCCTTCCGTGCCACGCGGCGGCGACCTACGACGACGCGCGCCACCACTTCCACCGGGAGGCGCGTTGCGTCTCGTGTCACATGCCGACGTCGAAGTTCATGGTCGTGCATCCGCGCCACGACCACAGCATCCGGATTCCCCGCCCCGACCTGACCCGCGAGCTCGGCGTGCCGAACGCCTGCAGCGCCGCGGGGTGTCACGCGGACAAGCCGCTGTCGTGGGTCACGGCGGCGTACGACAAGTGGTACGGAACCGCGCGCAAGCCCCACTACGGGACGACGATCGAGGCGGGACGCCGCGGGGATCCCGCCGCTCAGCGGGACCTGATCGCCCTCGCGGACGATCGGCTCCAGCCGACGATCGTGCGGGCCACCGCGTTGTCGCTTCTGGGCCGATACCGCGGACCCGAGGTGACCGCCGCGTTCCGGAGCGCGCTCGTCGACGAGGAACCGCTGATCCGTCGCACCGCCGTGGCGCAGGCCCCGATCGCCGACGAGGCGGAGCGCGTCTCCCGGCTCGCGCCCCTTCTTTCCGATCCCCTTCGCGCCGTCCGCCTCGAGACGGCGCTCGCCCTCGCCGGGACTCCCTCCGCCTCGCTGAAACCCCACCAGCGGGACGCGTTGGCGACCGCGGTCGCCGACTACGTGAAGGCGATGGAGTACGGGCTCGACTTCTCGCACGCGGGACACAACCTCGGCCTTCTCTTCGAGCGGCTCGGCGACCCGGTGAGGGCGGAGGCCTACTACCGCAGTGCGATCGCCGTCGACGACCGTTGGCCGCCGCCCGCGGGAAACCTCGCGATCCTGCTCGCCCGCCGGGGGAGATCCGCCGAGGCGGAGACGCTCCTGCGCGGGATCCTCGCCACGCACCCGGACCTGGCCGAGGTGACCTACTCCCTCGGCCTGCTCGTGGCCGAGACGGGGACGATCGAGGAGGCGGCGACGCTTCTGGCCCGGGCCGCGAACGGGATGCCGGGGAACGCCCGCGCGGCCTACAACGCGGGGCTCGCGCTCGCGCAGGCGGGGCGCGACGCGCAGGCCGAGGGAATGCTGCGACGGGCGGTCGAGCTCGAGCCCGCCGACCCCGACGCCCGCGCCGCGCTCGCGGACTTCCTCGTGAAGCGAGGACGCACGCCGTGA
- a CDS encoding HupE/UreJ family protein: MKKVVVATSLLFWCGTAHAHLVNTGLGPVYDGVSHLFVTFDDLLPVVAMAMLAGLNGPAAGRRTLFALPVAWFAAGLAGHLGGTAFLPAGITSISLLALGILTAADRRLAPGVVTAIAALLGALHGWRNGAGLAAAGREASGLVGIAGAVFVLTALLGAAIVSLRPPWTRIAVRAAGSWIAAIGLLYLGWALSGRL, encoded by the coding sequence ATGAAGAAGGTCGTCGTCGCGACGTCGCTTCTCTTCTGGTGCGGGACCGCGCACGCGCACCTCGTGAACACGGGGCTGGGTCCGGTCTACGACGGGGTCTCGCACCTGTTCGTGACCTTCGACGACCTGCTTCCCGTGGTGGCGATGGCGATGCTGGCGGGACTCAACGGCCCCGCCGCAGGCCGGAGGACCCTGTTCGCGCTTCCGGTCGCCTGGTTTGCCGCGGGCCTCGCCGGGCACCTCGGCGGGACGGCGTTCCTTCCGGCGGGGATCACGTCGATCTCGTTGCTCGCGCTCGGGATCCTGACCGCGGCGGATCGACGTCTGGCTCCCGGCGTCGTCACGGCGATCGCCGCGCTGCTCGGGGCCCTGCACGGCTGGCGGAACGGGGCGGGCCTCGCCGCCGCGGGACGGGAGGCGAGCGGTCTCGTCGGGATCGCCGGCGCGGTCTTCGTGCTGACGGCGCTTCTCGGCGCGGCGATCGTGTCGCTGCGGCCTCCCTGGACGCGCATCGCGGTGCGCGCGGCGGGGAGCTGGATCGCGGCGATCGGACTGTTGTATCTGGGTTGGGCCTTGAGCGGCCGTCTATGA
- a CDS encoding DUF3604 domain-containing protein produces MTSDVGTLDKATAERASRKPPYSPYAGRNYPTRPFFGDTHLHTGYSMDAGAFGARLGPRDAYRLARGEEIQASSGQPVRLSRPLDFLVVADHSDNMGFFPDLFAGNPQILAHPTGRKWYEMIQAGKGADAAIEIIIAFSQGTFPKEIMYFPGTKAFRSAWRETIKAAEEANEPGRFTAFIGFEWTSNTGGNNLHRNVIFRDDATKASLVEPYTVYPPFGSDNPRELWKYMAAYEDKTGGELLAIAHNGNLSNGRMFPIIEPGTGKKIDVEYAKTRAKWERLYEATQIKGDGEAHPFLSPNDEFADYETWDKGNLDLSELKKPEMLEFEYARAALKNGLKLEKELGTNPFKFGMIGSTDAHTGLSAVEEDNFFGKTSSSEPSPERAAHPFVKTANATIMTWETTASGYAAVWATENTREAIFDAMYRRETYATTGPRMIVRLFGGFDFEAKDAANRMPAQVGYTKGVPMGGDLKAAPAGKAPTFLVAALKDPIGANLDRYQIVKGWMDAKGSLHEKVYDVAWSGGRKPGADGKLPPVGTTVDVANASWTNTIGAPELAAVWKDPDFDPKVPAFYYGRVIEIPTPRWTAYDAKKYGLTLPKEVPMTTTERAYTSPIWYTP; encoded by the coding sequence GTGACCTCCGACGTCGGCACCCTCGACAAGGCGACCGCGGAGCGCGCCTCCAGGAAGCCGCCCTACTCTCCGTACGCGGGGCGCAACTACCCCACGCGACCGTTCTTCGGCGACACGCACCTCCATACGGGTTACTCGATGGACGCCGGCGCCTTCGGAGCCCGACTCGGTCCGCGCGATGCCTACCGACTGGCGCGGGGCGAGGAGATCCAGGCGTCGAGCGGGCAGCCGGTCAGGCTGTCGCGCCCTCTCGACTTCCTCGTGGTCGCGGACCACTCGGACAACATGGGGTTCTTCCCGGACCTCTTCGCCGGGAATCCCCAGATCCTCGCCCACCCGACCGGCCGAAAGTGGTACGAGATGATCCAGGCGGGGAAGGGCGCGGACGCCGCGATCGAGATCATCATCGCCTTCTCCCAGGGGACCTTCCCGAAGGAGATCATGTATTTCCCCGGTACGAAGGCCTTCCGGTCGGCGTGGCGCGAGACGATCAAGGCCGCGGAGGAAGCGAACGAGCCCGGCCGGTTCACCGCGTTCATCGGGTTCGAGTGGACGTCGAACACGGGCGGGAACAACCTGCACCGGAACGTGATCTTCCGCGACGACGCCACCAAGGCCTCGCTCGTCGAGCCGTACACCGTGTATCCCCCCTTCGGAAGCGACAACCCGCGCGAGCTCTGGAAGTACATGGCGGCGTACGAGGACAAGACCGGCGGCGAGCTGCTGGCGATCGCCCACAACGGGAATCTCAGCAACGGACGGATGTTCCCGATCATCGAGCCCGGGACCGGGAAGAAGATCGACGTCGAGTACGCGAAGACGCGCGCGAAGTGGGAGCGCCTCTACGAGGCCACCCAGATCAAGGGCGACGGCGAGGCGCATCCGTTCCTGTCCCCCAACGACGAGTTCGCCGACTACGAGACCTGGGACAAGGGGAACCTCGACCTCAGCGAGCTCAAGAAGCCGGAGATGCTCGAGTTCGAGTACGCGCGCGCGGCGCTGAAGAACGGCCTGAAGCTCGAGAAGGAGCTCGGGACCAATCCCTTCAAGTTCGGGATGATCGGCTCGACGGACGCCCACACGGGACTTTCCGCCGTGGAGGAAGACAACTTCTTCGGGAAGACCTCCTCTTCCGAGCCGAGCCCGGAGCGGGCGGCCCATCCGTTCGTGAAGACGGCCAACGCCACCATCATGACCTGGGAGACGACCGCATCGGGTTACGCGGCCGTCTGGGCGACGGAGAACACGCGCGAGGCGATCTTCGACGCGATGTACCGGCGGGAAACGTACGCGACGACCGGCCCGCGCATGATCGTGCGCCTGTTCGGCGGCTTCGACTTCGAGGCGAAGGACGCAGCGAACCGCATGCCGGCGCAGGTCGGCTACACCAAGGGTGTCCCGATGGGAGGCGATCTCAAGGCCGCGCCGGCCGGCAAGGCCCCGACCTTCCTCGTCGCCGCCCTGAAGGACCCGATCGGCGCGAATCTCGACCGGTACCAGATCGTCAAGGGCTGGATGGACGCCAAGGGTTCGCTGCACGAGAAGGTCTACGACGTCGCCTGGTCGGGAGGCCGGAAGCCCGGCGCCGACGGAAAGCTCCCGCCGGTCGGGACGACCGTCGACGTGGCCAACGCGTCCTGGACGAACACCATCGGCGCCCCCGAGTTGGCCGCCGTCTGGAAGGACCCCGACTTCGACCCGAAGGTCCCGGCGTTCTACTACGGACGCGTGATCGAGATTCCGACGCCGCGCTGGACGGCGTACGACGCGAAGAAGTACGGGCTCACGCTTCCCAAGGAAGTGCCGATGACGACGACGGAGCGCGCGTACACCTCGCCGATTTGGTACACGCCCTGA
- a CDS encoding HupE/UreJ family protein — protein sequence MIRRTLLALAVVATGTAQAHEVRPGFLELRERAPGSYDLLWKRPTGGEVEIRIAPVVPDGCTLSSPDRQQLTPGAVLVRGTLTCEGGIAGRSLRVAGLETTVTDVLVRIHHADGRLESHLLRPAIPSVTLGARTTGLQRSWSYAQLGVQHILLGVDHLLFVLGLLLIVSDRWMLVKTITSFTVAHSLTLAIATLGYASAPLPPLNAAIALSILFLGPEIVRVWRGETSFTIRHPWVVAFAFGLLHGFGFASGLSAMGLPKAEIPLALLLFNVGVEIGQVAFVALVLLLERSFRALEIRWARWVEALPGYAVGSLGAYWTIQRVAALLTVLFVTSPAWAHAQQGQAAGFASGVGHPLSGLDHVLAMIAVGLWGAQLGAPAIWLLPVTFPMVMAIGGFLGLVGLPIPGVEVGIALSAVSLGAMVAREARPRLGIAAALVAFFAIFHGHAHGTELPPGQSGLLYSVGFVIATGCLHAIGIGIGLVHRWRWGRTALRVAGAAVALAGVFFLWRALAS from the coding sequence GTGATCCGGAGGACCCTGCTCGCGCTCGCCGTCGTCGCCACGGGAACCGCGCAGGCGCACGAGGTGAGGCCCGGCTTCCTCGAGCTGCGCGAGCGGGCGCCCGGAAGCTACGACCTGCTCTGGAAGCGCCCGACCGGCGGCGAGGTGGAGATCCGCATCGCCCCCGTCGTCCCCGACGGCTGCACGCTCTCGAGCCCCGACCGCCAGCAGCTCACGCCGGGCGCGGTGCTCGTCCGCGGAACGCTGACGTGCGAGGGCGGGATCGCCGGAAGGTCGCTCCGCGTCGCGGGGCTGGAGACGACGGTGACGGACGTGCTCGTCCGGATCCACCACGCCGACGGCCGGCTCGAAAGCCACCTCCTCCGCCCCGCGATCCCTTCGGTGACGCTGGGCGCGCGGACCACGGGACTCCAGCGCTCGTGGTCGTACGCGCAGCTGGGCGTGCAGCACATCCTGCTCGGCGTGGATCACCTGCTCTTCGTGCTCGGGTTGCTGCTGATCGTCTCGGACCGCTGGATGCTGGTCAAGACGATCACCTCGTTCACCGTCGCCCACAGCCTCACGCTCGCGATCGCAACCCTCGGGTACGCCTCCGCCCCGCTGCCGCCGCTCAACGCGGCGATCGCGCTTTCGATCCTCTTCCTGGGCCCCGAGATCGTCCGCGTTTGGCGCGGCGAGACGAGCTTCACGATCCGCCACCCCTGGGTCGTCGCCTTCGCGTTCGGCCTGCTGCACGGTTTCGGGTTCGCGAGCGGCCTCTCCGCGATGGGGCTCCCGAAGGCGGAGATCCCGCTCGCGCTGCTTCTTTTCAACGTCGGCGTCGAGATCGGCCAGGTCGCGTTCGTGGCGCTCGTCCTGCTCCTCGAACGGTCCTTCCGCGCGCTCGAGATCCGCTGGGCCCGCTGGGTCGAAGCGCTCCCCGGGTACGCGGTCGGCTCGCTCGGAGCCTACTGGACGATCCAGCGGGTGGCCGCCCTGCTCACGGTGCTGTTCGTCACCTCCCCCGCGTGGGCGCACGCGCAGCAGGGGCAGGCGGCGGGGTTCGCCTCCGGGGTGGGCCATCCCCTTTCCGGGCTCGACCACGTCCTCGCGATGATCGCGGTCGGGTTGTGGGGCGCCCAGCTGGGCGCTCCCGCGATCTGGCTGCTGCCGGTGACCTTTCCGATGGTGATGGCGATCGGCGGGTTCCTCGGTCTCGTCGGGCTCCCGATCCCCGGCGTCGAAGTCGGGATCGCGCTCTCGGCCGTGTCGCTCGGGGCGATGGTGGCGCGGGAGGCGCGACCGCGACTCGGGATCGCGGCGGCGCTCGTGGCGTTCTTCGCGATCTTCCACGGCCATGCCCACGGCACCGAGCTCCCGCCGGGCCAGAGCGGCCTCCTCTACAGCGTCGGTTTCGTGATCGCGACCGGTTGCCTGCACGCGATCGGGATCGGCATCGGACTCGTCCATCGCTGGCGGTGGGGACGCACGGCGCTGCGCGTCGCGGGGGCCGCGGTAGCCCTCGCCGGCGTCTTCTTCCTGTGGCGCGCCTTGGCATCATGA
- a CDS encoding potassium channel family protein produces MLRDLLWAWLLLASCVVIHSVTLTWVIRRLPRMIPVREGRFWPTTWLLIRLAGYLVLAHVAEVLVFATFYSLQGAFPDPKACGYFSVVTYTTVGYGDLVPPESLRLTAGVEGLTGILMCGWSTGFFFAVVNRFYRLEGPAR; encoded by the coding sequence GTGCTTCGCGACCTGCTCTGGGCGTGGCTGCTCCTCGCGAGCTGCGTCGTCATCCATTCCGTCACCCTCACGTGGGTCATCCGCCGGCTTCCGCGGATGATCCCCGTGAGGGAGGGGCGGTTCTGGCCGACGACGTGGCTGCTCATCCGCCTCGCGGGGTACCTCGTCCTCGCGCACGTCGCCGAGGTCCTCGTCTTCGCGACCTTCTACTCCCTGCAGGGGGCGTTCCCGGACCCGAAGGCCTGCGGCTACTTCAGCGTCGTGACGTACACGACCGTCGGCTACGGTGACCTCGTTCCGCCGGAGTCGCTGCGCCTCACCGCCGGCGTCGAGGGACTGACCGGGATCCTGATGTGCGGCTGGTCGACCGGCTTCTTCTTCGCGGTCGTGAACCGGTTCTATCGGCTCGAGGGTCCCGCGCGTTGA
- a CDS encoding cation:proton antiporter, with product MSALVLFLALLFAYSLVSRKLEGTVVTAPMLFAGAGFLFTESIPALDGDRALPVLLTVAEVGLVLLLFADASRVDLKLLRSIRNLPVRLLSTGMLLTIALGAAAAKLLFPQLSVWEAGILAAILAPTDAGLGQIIVNSPKVPPRVRQALNVEAGLNDGLSVPFLLFFMALSTGGGARLLPFVVEQLGYGALVGLAIGGGGGWLLAVATRRGFMADASRQIGVVALPLACVLASNAVGASMFIAAFVAGLAVQVPYPDAGRHSVEFTEEWGQVLNSAVFFLFGLLVAGAWRRFDARVVVYAVSSLTVVRMLPVAIALAGTRLRRATVVFMGWFGPRGLASIVLGLVYLEEVGQADVAPAVRLAVMMTVLLSIFAHGLSAAPGIGLYARSVAGMPPDAPERRDQNEKVTPATGPVVRTS from the coding sequence TTGAGCGCCCTCGTCCTGTTCCTGGCTCTCCTGTTCGCCTACAGCCTCGTGTCGCGAAAACTCGAGGGGACGGTCGTCACGGCCCCGATGCTCTTCGCCGGGGCGGGGTTCCTGTTCACGGAGTCGATCCCCGCGCTCGACGGGGATCGCGCCCTCCCCGTCCTTCTCACCGTGGCGGAGGTCGGCCTCGTCCTCCTGCTGTTCGCGGACGCCAGTCGCGTCGACCTGAAGCTGCTGCGGAGCATCCGGAACCTGCCGGTCCGCCTCCTGAGCACGGGCATGCTGCTGACGATCGCGCTCGGGGCGGCCGCGGCGAAGCTCCTCTTTCCGCAGCTTTCGGTATGGGAGGCGGGGATCCTCGCGGCGATCCTCGCGCCGACCGACGCGGGTCTCGGACAGATCATCGTGAACAGTCCGAAGGTGCCGCCGCGGGTGAGGCAGGCGCTCAACGTGGAGGCGGGTCTCAACGACGGCCTCTCGGTGCCGTTCCTGCTCTTCTTCATGGCGCTTTCCACCGGGGGCGGGGCGAGACTCCTGCCCTTCGTCGTCGAGCAGCTGGGATACGGCGCGCTCGTGGGGCTGGCGATCGGCGGGGGCGGCGGATGGCTGCTCGCGGTCGCGACCCGGCGGGGCTTCATGGCCGACGCGTCGCGGCAGATCGGCGTCGTCGCGCTGCCCCTGGCGTGCGTGCTCGCGTCGAACGCGGTGGGGGCGAGCATGTTCATCGCCGCGTTCGTCGCCGGGCTCGCCGTGCAGGTGCCGTACCCCGACGCGGGGCGGCACAGCGTCGAGTTCACCGAGGAGTGGGGCCAGGTCCTGAATTCCGCGGTGTTCTTCCTGTTCGGTCTCCTGGTCGCGGGCGCGTGGCGGCGGTTCGACGCGCGCGTGGTCGTCTACGCCGTCTCGAGCCTCACGGTCGTGCGGATGCTGCCGGTGGCGATCGCCCTCGCGGGAACGCGCCTCCGCCGGGCGACCGTCGTCTTCATGGGCTGGTTCGGGCCCCGTGGGCTCGCCTCGATCGTGCTCGGCCTCGTCTACCTCGAGGAGGTCGGGCAGGCGGACGTCGCGCCGGCCGTGCGGCTCGCCGTGATGATGACCGTCCTGCTGAGCATCTTCGCCCACGGCCTGAGCGCGGCGCCCGGGATCGGGCTCTACGCGCGCTCGGTCGCGGGCATGCCCCCCGACGCGCCGGAGCGCCGGGATCAGAACGAGAAGGTCACCCCCGCGACGGGGCCCGTCGTCAGGACGTCGTAG
- a CDS encoding peptidylprolyl isomerase, whose protein sequence is MKSFLREPLVHFLALGAALFLYFHWSGGAGAGSGRIVLTSGQIDHLAAGFAKVWQRPPTEAELKGLVDDWVREEIAVREATAAGLDRDDTIVRRRLRQKLEFVAEDVAAAVPPTEAELQAWLDAHPDAFRREPETAFEQIYFREERSARAALEAVRRGGDRERFGDPTLLPAEMERSARAVVASVFGPEFAAAVESLPEGAWSGPIASSYGWHLVFVRERIAGSLPALPGIRAEVEREFLADRRVRQLDGMYERLLRKYTVVVEKRELRP, encoded by the coding sequence TTGAAGTCCTTTCTCCGGGAGCCCCTCGTCCACTTCCTCGCGCTCGGCGCCGCGCTGTTCCTCTATTTCCACTGGAGCGGCGGCGCCGGAGCGGGGTCGGGGCGGATCGTCCTCACCTCGGGGCAGATCGATCACCTCGCCGCGGGGTTCGCGAAGGTCTGGCAGCGGCCGCCCACCGAAGCCGAGCTCAAGGGGCTCGTCGACGACTGGGTGCGGGAGGAGATCGCGGTCCGCGAGGCGACGGCCGCCGGCCTCGATCGGGACGACACGATCGTGCGGCGACGCCTTCGGCAGAAGCTCGAGTTCGTCGCCGAGGACGTCGCCGCCGCCGTACCCCCGACCGAAGCCGAGCTCCAGGCGTGGCTCGACGCGCACCCCGACGCATTCCGGCGCGAGCCGGAGACGGCCTTCGAGCAGATCTACTTCCGGGAGGAGCGATCCGCCCGCGCCGCCCTCGAGGCCGTCCGGCGGGGGGGCGACCGGGAACGGTTCGGCGACCCGACGCTGCTCCCGGCGGAAATGGAACGCTCCGCGCGCGCGGTCGTGGCGTCGGTGTTCGGACCGGAATTCGCCGCCGCCGTCGAGTCGCTCCCGGAAGGAGCCTGGTCGGGACCGATCGCGTCGTCCTACGGGTGGCACCTCGTGTTCGTCCGCGAGCGGATCGCCGGCTCCCTCCCGGCGCTCCCCGGGATCCGCGCGGAGGTCGAGCGGGAGTTCCTCGCCGACCGCCGCGTCCGCCAGCTCGACGGGATGTACGAACGACTGCTCCGGAAGTACACGGTCGTCGTCGAGAAGCGGGAATTGCGGCCGTGA